In the Posidoniimonas corsicana genome, one interval contains:
- the ptsP gene encoding phosphoenolpyruvate--protein phosphotransferase — protein sequence MKRLQGIAVSPGVAIGEAIVLDNEGFRIPRRFLARNVVQHELVRLHEAIARVTSDIQESRQRVSEQLGDDYAAIFSAHVQMLNDPRLREELEEMIRDRHYSPEYAVSRALRRYAKVFQSLAGDYMAERANDVFDIEKRLLRRLLGERREDLGKITSEVLVLARNLTPSETAHMNPRFVRGFATEVGGPGSHTAIVAEGLGIPAVVGVGSFLSDVSGGETIVIDGDEGLIILQPDEETLARYRHEVDHQRDMAVRLASLKDLPAETTDGVQVQLLGNIEFPSEVQHCLDRGVSGIGLYRTEFLYLANNGEPTEDEHLAAYKSVAEQMAGFPVVMRTLDLGADKLPTLPEPEDERNPFLGLRSIRLALKHVDMFRTQLRAILRASVTGNIRIMFPLISTLIELRRAKMVLADAMEDLEEEGLSFDRDIKVGMMVEVPSAVVMMDHFCDEVDFFSIGTNDLVQYTLAVDRSNKDVAGLYTSADPAVIKLIKMSIDCANEHGKPISMCGQMSGNPLYTMLLLGLGLRSLSTTPAAAPELKRLCRSVSIPECEAVAERVLRMESSRDVKALLREELLKRLPEHIE from the coding sequence ATGAAACGCCTACAGGGAATCGCCGTCTCGCCTGGCGTCGCCATCGGCGAGGCGATCGTTCTGGACAACGAGGGGTTCCGCATCCCTCGGAGGTTCCTTGCGCGCAACGTGGTCCAGCACGAGCTCGTGCGGCTGCACGAGGCGATCGCCCGCGTCACGTCCGACATCCAGGAGAGCCGCCAGCGGGTCTCCGAGCAGCTGGGCGACGACTACGCCGCGATCTTCTCCGCCCACGTGCAGATGCTCAACGACCCCCGGCTCCGCGAGGAGCTGGAGGAGATGATCCGCGACCGGCACTACTCGCCCGAGTACGCCGTGAGCCGCGCCCTGCGGCGGTACGCCAAGGTGTTCCAGTCGCTGGCCGGCGACTACATGGCCGAGCGGGCGAACGACGTCTTCGACATCGAGAAACGCCTGCTCCGCCGCCTGCTGGGCGAACGCCGCGAGGACCTGGGCAAGATCACCAGCGAGGTGCTGGTGCTGGCCCGCAACCTCACGCCCAGCGAGACCGCCCACATGAACCCGCGGTTCGTCCGCGGGTTCGCCACCGAGGTGGGCGGGCCCGGCAGCCACACCGCGATCGTCGCCGAGGGCCTCGGCATCCCGGCGGTGGTCGGCGTGGGTTCGTTCCTGTCGGACGTGTCCGGCGGCGAGACCATCGTCATCGACGGCGACGAGGGGCTCATCATCCTGCAGCCGGACGAGGAGACCCTCGCCCGCTACCGCCACGAGGTCGACCACCAGCGGGACATGGCCGTCCGACTGGCGAGCCTCAAGGACCTGCCCGCCGAGACCACCGACGGCGTGCAGGTGCAGCTGCTGGGCAACATCGAGTTCCCCAGCGAGGTGCAGCACTGCCTGGACCGCGGCGTCAGCGGCATCGGGCTGTACCGCACCGAGTTCCTGTACCTGGCCAACAACGGCGAGCCCACCGAGGACGAGCACCTGGCGGCCTACAAGTCGGTCGCCGAGCAGATGGCCGGGTTCCCGGTCGTGATGCGCACGCTCGACCTGGGCGCCGACAAGCTGCCCACCCTGCCCGAACCGGAGGACGAGCGGAACCCGTTCCTCGGCCTGCGGAGCATCCGCCTGGCGCTGAAGCACGTGGACATGTTCCGCACGCAGCTGCGGGCGATCCTGCGGGCGAGCGTGACCGGCAACATCCGCATCATGTTCCCGCTGATCAGCACGCTGATTGAGCTGCGGCGGGCCAAGATGGTGCTGGCCGACGCGATGGAGGACCTAGAGGAAGAGGGCCTGTCGTTCGACCGCGACATCAAGGTCGGGATGATGGTGGAGGTGCCCTCGGCCGTGGTGATGATGGACCACTTCTGCGACGAGGTGGACTTCTTCAGCATCGGCACCAACGACCTGGTGCAGTACACGCTGGCCGTGGACCGCAGCAACAAGGACGTGGCCGGCCTGTACACCAGCGCCGACCCGGCGGTGATCAAGCTCATCAAGATGTCGATCGACTGCGCCAACGAGCACGGCAAGCCGATCAGCATGTGCGGCCAGATGAGCGGCAACCCCCTGTACACCATGCTGCTGCTGGGCCTGGGCCTGCGTAGCCTGAGCACCACGCCCGCGGCGGCGCCCGAGCTCAAGCGGCTGTGCCGCAGCGTGTCGATCCCCGAATGCGAGGCGGTCGCCGAGCGGGTGCTCCGGATGGAGAGCTCCCGCGACGTCAAGGCGCTGCTCCGCGAGGAGCTGCTGAAGCGACTCCCCGAACACATCGAGTAA
- a CDS encoding HPr family phosphocarrier protein, producing the protein MADVQQTQDVLVKNPHGLHIRPASIVATEAMRYESQITLELEGYKVDAKAALQIMTLGAREGSTITVAASGADAQQAVQKIAELIGGYYENDDHDQSATQDQAG; encoded by the coding sequence ATGGCCGACGTGCAACAAACACAAGACGTCCTGGTGAAGAACCCGCACGGGTTGCACATCCGCCCGGCTAGCATCGTCGCCACCGAGGCCATGCGGTACGAGTCGCAGATCACGCTTGAGTTAGAGGGATACAAGGTAGACGCCAAGGCGGCCCTGCAGATCATGACGCTGGGCGCCAGAGAAGGCTCGACGATCACTGTCGCGGCGAGCGGGGCCGACGCCCAGCAGGCCGTGCAGAAGATCGCCGAGCTGATCGGCGGCTACTACGAGAACGACGACCACGACCAATCAGCGACGCAGGATCAGGCGGGCTGA
- a CDS encoding Rne/Rng family ribonuclease, which yields MKQEMLINVAQPEECRIAIVEDGVLEELYVERSSQDNYVGNIYKGKIVNLEPSIQAAFVDFGVGRNGFLHISDVEAQYFRQGGYDPSLPIEPDGSQRGRGRKEEEADASDDDDLDIDESGETTVATKKASRQRRVRPGVRPRVKPPIQEIFQRGDEVVVQVIKEGIGTKGPTLSTYISIPGRYLVLMPALGRIGVSRKIEDDDDRRRLRDILRELAPPKGLGFIVRTAGTDRTKKDLSRDLAYLVRLWKLIVKRIKNSEGPCDIYEESDIVIRTIRDIFTSEIDAIHIDEPQAFERARDFLQIVMPRYVNRLQLYEGKEPLFNRYKLDEEIALINQRKVPLRGGGSLVIDQTEALVAIDVNSGNFRQEGNPEEAACQLNQNAAKEIARQLRLRDLGGVVVNDFIDMRKEKHRRQVERTLRDAVKRDRARTKILRTSPFGLIEMTRQRIRPSLKRSVYKECPSCVGSGLVKSAESMSIEVVRKLIMASQLESVATIAVTVEEEVATYLNNRKRRELARIEDDGQVEIVIQGREGLGAEHLEIACTDAAGRDIRFDAR from the coding sequence ATGAAACAAGAAATGCTGATCAACGTCGCGCAGCCGGAAGAGTGCCGGATCGCGATCGTTGAGGACGGCGTGCTCGAGGAACTCTACGTCGAGCGCAGCAGCCAGGACAACTACGTCGGCAACATCTACAAGGGCAAGATCGTCAACCTGGAGCCGAGCATCCAGGCGGCCTTCGTCGACTTCGGCGTCGGCCGCAACGGCTTCCTCCACATCTCGGACGTCGAGGCCCAGTACTTCCGCCAGGGCGGCTACGACCCCAGCCTGCCCATCGAGCCCGACGGCAGCCAGCGCGGCCGCGGCCGCAAAGAAGAAGAAGCCGACGCCAGCGACGACGATGACCTCGACATCGACGAGAGCGGCGAGACCACGGTCGCCACCAAGAAGGCCAGCCGCCAGCGCCGCGTGCGCCCGGGCGTGCGTCCCCGCGTGAAGCCGCCCATCCAGGAGATCTTCCAACGCGGCGACGAGGTCGTGGTGCAGGTCATCAAGGAGGGCATCGGCACCAAGGGACCCACGCTGTCGACCTACATCAGCATCCCCGGCCGGTACCTGGTGCTGATGCCGGCGCTGGGCCGGATCGGCGTGAGCCGCAAGATCGAGGACGACGACGACCGCCGCCGCCTGCGCGACATCCTGCGCGAGCTCGCCCCGCCCAAGGGCCTGGGCTTCATCGTCCGCACGGCGGGCACCGACCGCACCAAGAAGGACCTCTCCCGCGACCTGGCCTACCTGGTCCGGCTGTGGAAGCTGATCGTCAAGCGGATCAAAAACTCCGAGGGCCCGTGCGACATCTACGAAGAGTCCGACATCGTCATCCGCACGATCCGCGACATCTTCACCAGCGAGATCGACGCCATCCACATCGACGAGCCGCAGGCGTTTGAGCGCGCGCGGGACTTCCTGCAGATCGTGATGCCGCGGTACGTCAACCGCCTGCAGCTGTACGAGGGCAAGGAGCCGCTGTTCAACCGCTACAAGCTGGACGAGGAGATCGCGCTGATCAACCAGCGCAAAGTGCCGCTGCGGGGCGGCGGGTCGCTGGTGATCGACCAGACCGAGGCCCTCGTGGCGATCGACGTCAACAGCGGCAACTTCCGTCAGGAGGGCAACCCAGAAGAGGCCGCCTGCCAGCTCAATCAGAACGCGGCCAAGGAGATCGCCCGCCAGCTGCGGCTCCGCGACCTGGGCGGCGTGGTGGTGAACGACTTCATCGACATGCGCAAGGAGAAGCACCGCCGCCAGGTCGAGCGGACCCTCCGCGACGCGGTGAAGCGGGACCGCGCCCGCACCAAGATCCTCCGCACCAGCCCGTTCGGGCTGATCGAGATGACGCGCCAACGGATCCGCCCCAGCCTGAAGCGGAGCGTCTACAAGGAGTGCCCCAGCTGCGTCGGCAGCGGCCTGGTGAAGAGCGCCGAGAGCATGTCGATCGAGGTGGTCCGCAAGCTGATCATGGCGTCCCAGCTGGAGAGCGTGGCGACTATCGCCGTGACGGTCGAGGAGGAGGTCGCCACCTACCTCAACAACCGCAAACGCCGCGAGCTCGCCCGCATCGAGGACGACGGCCAGGTGGAGATCGTCATCCAGGGCCGCGAGGGCCTGGGCGCCGAGCACCTGGAGATCGCCTGCACCGACGCCGCCGGCCGCGACATCCGCTTCGACGCGCGGTAG
- a CDS encoding PTS sugar transporter subunit IIA: MKFSDFISKDAIRPRLEATDKESVIREMATALMEAGEIAEENFDSIVQAIMKREELGSTGIGRGVAVPHTKHPTVNKLCGAVAVSENGVEFESLDGEKVHLLFLLVSPPDRPGDHLRALENISRQLRDDSFCRFLKQSSTAEDIWQLLEEADNNQFGN, from the coding sequence ATGAAATTCTCTGACTTCATCAGCAAGGACGCGATCCGTCCCCGCCTGGAGGCGACCGACAAAGAGTCCGTGATCCGCGAGATGGCCACCGCCCTGATGGAGGCCGGCGAGATCGCCGAGGAAAACTTTGACAGCATCGTTCAGGCGATCATGAAACGCGAGGAGCTCGGCAGCACCGGCATCGGCCGGGGCGTCGCGGTCCCGCACACCAAGCACCCCACGGTCAACAAGCTGTGCGGCGCAGTGGCGGTGAGCGAGAACGGCGTCGAGTTCGAGAGCCTGGACGGCGAGAAGGTCCACCTGCTGTTCCTGCTGGTGTCGCCGCCGGACCGCCCGGGCGACCACCTGCGGGCGCTGGAGAACATCTCGCGTCAGCTGCGGGACGACTCCTTCTGCCGGTTCCTGAAGCAGAGCTCCACCGCGGAAGACATCTGGCAGCTGCTGGAAGAAGCGGACAACAACCAGTTCGGTAACTAG